In a single window of the Geotrypetes seraphini chromosome 11, aGeoSer1.1, whole genome shotgun sequence genome:
- the PRR35 gene encoding proline-rich protein 35 isoform X2, with product MSKEDGDSCNLTSVYKHKERKPKKPHYIPRPWGKPYNYKCFQCPFTCMEKSHLYNHMKYSLCKNSLSLLIESDWPYKKGNLLHPELHLIQATEASRHPRGQVNNQETCDSTAIIAGIRDTMHVSHGDMVDNEKSGVDVLSSKQMHKELHQFQEMEEDNVRTAEQLKETDPRDKKGRAMGANYHPNDPADPNVNTLVFELKNKRDKFCKDTESEFIITDVYSLQKNVMKGKEPLHTESEFKPKNCKVPKKCQGSNGILMEQWKLFTDRQRRNRTNAASPCTKNNIIPCYPPPSYSDYQETQRLNLSLLGINYPLNPNFSYFGPTVANSATPQPHLTQIPFLASAAQLMHPHSTHLQTLQNPERPAFLPRFYYPLLFEHIFGSSEDKIATGKQNMQQQQPRTSISTSPNDKSPSEPQKIALHKGPVVQTWATSLQGKPSLENLQAAPTEAEEKKWSDYDNVINADLDINIQSRYSLSDIFKDSFKENSRLSNMGKAESTMATCLSNSESLTNSLKRKSLFGGELNLLKDHIASKSLVATEISDHTSLQDTPQLLKSLDQWKQEGKILLLAETQEKAICPESVITTNGQSAYKQNQVPRISKDSEAATMLTWDLSNTLEEYQEVENKLSDMAKENNSGQKEMQAQLIKIRKELYHIHQMLEIPLDLSVKRSQGGFEKGYQIKNEESKSVHEDSRIQYKDYDTNTRLSVAGEIINGDKMSNYLPEAKTKTFDLLMKVKQSENQQPSSMVHHGTMKEQTSAFINVPLELHHVMEPYYSQTTKCEADSSVLLCTDGKSSNSTQSHQQFLPAEEQINNGDRHHSISCGGSSLGESETICLHNPINTD from the exons ATGTCAAAGGAGGATGGTGACAGCTGCAACCTGACTTCTGTGTATAAGCACAAGGAGCGTAAACCCAAGAAGCCCCATTATATCCCACGCCCCTGGGGGAAACCCTATAATTACAAATGCTTTCAATGCCCCTTTACCTGCATGGAGAAATCCCACCTCTACAATCACATGAAATATAGTTTATGCAAGAACTCACTCTCCCTACTcattgaatctgattggccctacAAAAAAGGCAACCTCCTCCACCCAGAACTTCATCTCATTCAAGCAACTGAGGCCTCTAGGCACCCTAGAGGCCAAGTGAATAACCAAGAGACCTGTGATTCCACAGCTATTATAGCTGGTATAAGGGACACAATGCATGTTTCTCATGGAGACATGGTGGACAATGAGAAATCAGGGGTAGACGTTCTATCTTCTAAACAGATGCATAAGGAACTGCACCAGTTCCaagagatggaagaagataatGTCAGGACTGCTGAACAACTGAAAGAAACAGACCCAAGAGATAAAAAAGGGAGAGCTATGGGAGCAAATTATCATCCCAATGACCCTGCAGATCCCAATGTTAACACCCTTGTATTTGAATTGAAGAACAAAAGAGACAAATTTTGCAAAGACACAGAATCAGAATTTATCATAACTGATGTTTACTCTCTACAAAAAAATGTCATGAAGGGCAAAGAGCCACTGCATACAGAATCAGAATTCAAGCCAAAGAACTGCAAAGTTCCAAAGAAATGCCAAGGAAGCAATGGGATTTTGATGGAACAATGGAAGCTGTTCACAGATAGGCAAAGAAGGAACAGAACAAATGCTGCCTCCCCATGCACAAAAAACAATATCATCCCATgttaccctcctccttcttatagTGACTACCAGGAAACCCAGAGACTGAACCTCTCCTTATTGGGAATTAACTACCCATTGAATCCTAACTTTTCCTATTTTGGTCCTACTGTAGCCAACAGTGCAACACCACAGCCACATCTGACCCAGATTCCTTTCTTAGCTTCTGCTGCCCAACTAATGCATCCACACTCTACTCATCTCCAGACCCTTCAGAATCCAGAGAGGCCTGCCTTTCTTCCAAGGTTCTATTATCCCTTGCTCTTTGAACATATATTTGGATCATCTGAAGACAAGATAGCTACAGGCAAACAAAATATGCAACAGCAGCAGCCTAGGACATCAATATCCACTTCTCCAAATGATAAATCACCCAGCGAGCCACAAAAGATTGCCCTACATAAAGGTCCAGTAGTACAGACTTGGGCTACAAGCTTACAAGGAAAGCCATCACTAGAGAACCTTCAAGCAGCACCAACTGAGGCTGAAGAGAAGAAATGGTCAGACTATGACAATGTAATCAATGCAGATCTGGACATCAATATCCAAAGCAGATATTCACTGTCTGATATATTCAAGGATTCATTCAAAGAGAATTCTAGACTCTCCAACATGGGGAAGGCTGAGTCAACCATGGCCACATGTTTGAGCAACTCTGAGAGCCTAACAAACTCTCTAAAGCGGAAATCTCTTTTTGGAGGTGAACTTAATTTGCTGAAGGATCACATAGCATCTAAATCACTGGTTGCTACAGAAATCAGTGACCATACTAG tTTGCAAGACACTCCACAATTGTTAAAGTCTCTTGACCAATGGAAACAGGAAGGTAAAATCCTACTTCTGGCTGAAACTCAAGAAAAGGCCATCTGTCCAGAATCTGTAATCACCACAAATGGCCAGTCAGCCTATAAGCAGAATCAAGTACCCAGAATTTCAAAAGATTCAGAAGCTGCCACTATGCTCACCTGGGATCTATCAAACACTCTGGAAGAATATCAAGAAGTGGAAAATAAACTTTCTGATATGGCAAAAGAGAATAACTCTGGACAAAAAGAAATGCAGGCTCAGCTAATCAAAATTCGAAAGGAGCTCTACCATATCCATCAGATGTTAGAGATACCCTTAGACCTCTCTGTGAAAAGGTCCCAGGGTGGATTTGAAAAGGGCTACCAGATCAAAAATGAGGAATCCAAATCAGTCCATGAGGATTCAAGAATCCAATACAAAGACTATGACACCAATACCAGGCTCAGTGTTGCTGGGGAAATTATAAATGGTGACAAAATGTCAAATTATCTCCCAGAGGCAAAGACTAAAACCTTTGATCTTCTGATGAAAGTAAAGCAGTCAGAAAACCAGCAACCTTCCTCCATGGTACACCATGGCACAATGAAGGAACAGACTTCGGCTTTTATCAATGTTCCTCTGGAGCTGCATCATGTGATGGAACCCTATTACAGCCAAACCACCAAGTGTGAGGCTGACTCTAGTGTCCTGCTGTGCACAGATGGGAAATCTAGCAATTCTACCCAAAGCCACCAGCAATTTCTTCCAGCAGAAGAACAAATTAACAATGGAGATAGGCATCACTCCATATCATGTGGAGGCAGTAGCCTCGGTGAGTCTGAAACCATCTGTCTTCACAATCCTATAAATACAGACTAA
- the PRR35 gene encoding proline-rich protein 35 isoform X1: MSKEDGDSCNLTSVYKHKERKPKKPHYIPRPWGKPYNYKCFQCPFTCMEKSHLYNHMKYSLCKNSLSLLIESDWPYKKGNLLHPELHLIQATEASRHPRGQVNNQETCDSTAIIAGIRDTMHVSHGDMVDNEKSGVDVLSSKQMHKELHQFQEMEEDNVRTAEQLKETDPRDKKGRAMGANYHPNDPADPNVNTLVFELKNKRDKFCKDTESEFIITDVYSLQKNVMKGKEPLHTESEFKPKNCKVPKKCQGSNGILMEQWKLFTDRQRRNRTNAASPCTKNNIIPCYPPPSYSDYQETQRLNLSLLGINYPLNPNFSYFGPTVANSATPQPHLTQIPFLASAAQLMHPHSTHLQTLQNPERPAFLPRFYYPLLFEHIFGSSEDKIATGKQNMQQQQPRTSISTSPNDKSPSEPQKIALHKGPVVQTWATSLQGKPSLENLQAAPTEAEEKKWSDYDNVINADLDINIQSRYSLSDIFKDSFKENSRLSNMGKAESTMATCLSNSESLTNSLKRKSLFGGELNLLKDHIASKSLVATEISDHTSSLQDTPQLLKSLDQWKQEGKILLLAETQEKAICPESVITTNGQSAYKQNQVPRISKDSEAATMLTWDLSNTLEEYQEVENKLSDMAKENNSGQKEMQAQLIKIRKELYHIHQMLEIPLDLSVKRSQGGFEKGYQIKNEESKSVHEDSRIQYKDYDTNTRLSVAGEIINGDKMSNYLPEAKTKTFDLLMKVKQSENQQPSSMVHHGTMKEQTSAFINVPLELHHVMEPYYSQTTKCEADSSVLLCTDGKSSNSTQSHQQFLPAEEQINNGDRHHSISCGGSSLGESETICLHNPINTD, encoded by the exons ATGTCAAAGGAGGATGGTGACAGCTGCAACCTGACTTCTGTGTATAAGCACAAGGAGCGTAAACCCAAGAAGCCCCATTATATCCCACGCCCCTGGGGGAAACCCTATAATTACAAATGCTTTCAATGCCCCTTTACCTGCATGGAGAAATCCCACCTCTACAATCACATGAAATATAGTTTATGCAAGAACTCACTCTCCCTACTcattgaatctgattggccctacAAAAAAGGCAACCTCCTCCACCCAGAACTTCATCTCATTCAAGCAACTGAGGCCTCTAGGCACCCTAGAGGCCAAGTGAATAACCAAGAGACCTGTGATTCCACAGCTATTATAGCTGGTATAAGGGACACAATGCATGTTTCTCATGGAGACATGGTGGACAATGAGAAATCAGGGGTAGACGTTCTATCTTCTAAACAGATGCATAAGGAACTGCACCAGTTCCaagagatggaagaagataatGTCAGGACTGCTGAACAACTGAAAGAAACAGACCCAAGAGATAAAAAAGGGAGAGCTATGGGAGCAAATTATCATCCCAATGACCCTGCAGATCCCAATGTTAACACCCTTGTATTTGAATTGAAGAACAAAAGAGACAAATTTTGCAAAGACACAGAATCAGAATTTATCATAACTGATGTTTACTCTCTACAAAAAAATGTCATGAAGGGCAAAGAGCCACTGCATACAGAATCAGAATTCAAGCCAAAGAACTGCAAAGTTCCAAAGAAATGCCAAGGAAGCAATGGGATTTTGATGGAACAATGGAAGCTGTTCACAGATAGGCAAAGAAGGAACAGAACAAATGCTGCCTCCCCATGCACAAAAAACAATATCATCCCATgttaccctcctccttcttatagTGACTACCAGGAAACCCAGAGACTGAACCTCTCCTTATTGGGAATTAACTACCCATTGAATCCTAACTTTTCCTATTTTGGTCCTACTGTAGCCAACAGTGCAACACCACAGCCACATCTGACCCAGATTCCTTTCTTAGCTTCTGCTGCCCAACTAATGCATCCACACTCTACTCATCTCCAGACCCTTCAGAATCCAGAGAGGCCTGCCTTTCTTCCAAGGTTCTATTATCCCTTGCTCTTTGAACATATATTTGGATCATCTGAAGACAAGATAGCTACAGGCAAACAAAATATGCAACAGCAGCAGCCTAGGACATCAATATCCACTTCTCCAAATGATAAATCACCCAGCGAGCCACAAAAGATTGCCCTACATAAAGGTCCAGTAGTACAGACTTGGGCTACAAGCTTACAAGGAAAGCCATCACTAGAGAACCTTCAAGCAGCACCAACTGAGGCTGAAGAGAAGAAATGGTCAGACTATGACAATGTAATCAATGCAGATCTGGACATCAATATCCAAAGCAGATATTCACTGTCTGATATATTCAAGGATTCATTCAAAGAGAATTCTAGACTCTCCAACATGGGGAAGGCTGAGTCAACCATGGCCACATGTTTGAGCAACTCTGAGAGCCTAACAAACTCTCTAAAGCGGAAATCTCTTTTTGGAGGTGAACTTAATTTGCTGAAGGATCACATAGCATCTAAATCACTGGTTGCTACAGAAATCAGTGACCATACTAG tagtTTGCAAGACACTCCACAATTGTTAAAGTCTCTTGACCAATGGAAACAGGAAGGTAAAATCCTACTTCTGGCTGAAACTCAAGAAAAGGCCATCTGTCCAGAATCTGTAATCACCACAAATGGCCAGTCAGCCTATAAGCAGAATCAAGTACCCAGAATTTCAAAAGATTCAGAAGCTGCCACTATGCTCACCTGGGATCTATCAAACACTCTGGAAGAATATCAAGAAGTGGAAAATAAACTTTCTGATATGGCAAAAGAGAATAACTCTGGACAAAAAGAAATGCAGGCTCAGCTAATCAAAATTCGAAAGGAGCTCTACCATATCCATCAGATGTTAGAGATACCCTTAGACCTCTCTGTGAAAAGGTCCCAGGGTGGATTTGAAAAGGGCTACCAGATCAAAAATGAGGAATCCAAATCAGTCCATGAGGATTCAAGAATCCAATACAAAGACTATGACACCAATACCAGGCTCAGTGTTGCTGGGGAAATTATAAATGGTGACAAAATGTCAAATTATCTCCCAGAGGCAAAGACTAAAACCTTTGATCTTCTGATGAAAGTAAAGCAGTCAGAAAACCAGCAACCTTCCTCCATGGTACACCATGGCACAATGAAGGAACAGACTTCGGCTTTTATCAATGTTCCTCTGGAGCTGCATCATGTGATGGAACCCTATTACAGCCAAACCACCAAGTGTGAGGCTGACTCTAGTGTCCTGCTGTGCACAGATGGGAAATCTAGCAATTCTACCCAAAGCCACCAGCAATTTCTTCCAGCAGAAGAACAAATTAACAATGGAGATAGGCATCACTCCATATCATGTGGAGGCAGTAGCCTCGGTGAGTCTGAAACCATCTGTCTTCACAATCCTATAAATACAGACTAA